One window of the Ictidomys tridecemlineatus isolate mIctTri1 chromosome 11, mIctTri1.hap1, whole genome shotgun sequence genome contains the following:
- the Smim12 gene encoding small integral membrane protein 12: MWPVFWTVVRTYAPYVTFPVAFVVGAVGYHLEWFIRGKDPQPMEEEKSISERREDRKLDELLGKDHTQVVSLKDKLEFAPKAVLNRNRPEKN; this comes from the coding sequence ATGTGGCCTGTGTTTTGGACCGTGGTGCGTACCTATGCTCCCTATGTCACATTCCCTGTGGCCTTCGTGGTCGGGGCTGTGGGCTACCACCTGGAATGGTTCATCAGGGGAAAGGATCCCCAGCCAATGGAGGAGGAAAAGAGCATCTCAGAGCGCCGGGAGGATCGTAAGCTAGATGAGCTGCTGGGCAAGGACCACACTCAGGTGGTGAGCCTTAAGGACAAGCTGGAGTTTGCTCCCAAAGCTGTCCTGAACAGAAACCGCCCGGAGAAGAACTAA